One part of the Malus sylvestris chromosome 2, drMalSylv7.2, whole genome shotgun sequence genome encodes these proteins:
- the LOC126610252 gene encoding protein RKD5-like isoform X1 — protein sequence MDSCDCDCEPHLLRSLLVFKNTINHELIRSLHVYGLDEGKRNEVEREFVFRENGLYVELPAEPLLRLMKFPASQVLQGHVNGCWVCILAFHENSPPDFTCIPSILSVSRNPKLKTIPKLSNDLQIIFELSCKTDDKKSLQRSRQETSQVSNDSHHKSRRSPIPDLDLNSLPSPITMSDSSEDQESGRSSPGRTQCTRLPLYTGSGRGITEKKKRAPSGRIANIALSDLAKYFDLPIVEASRNLNVGLTVLKKKCREFGIPRWPHRKIKSLDSLIRDLQEETEIQQKENKAAALAVLKRQRMLERERESIERRPFLEMKTETKRFRQDVFKRRHRARALRSQGLSTSSN from the exons ATGGATTCCTGTGACTGTGATTGTGAACCCCATTTGCTGAGATCGCTCCTCGTCTTCAAGAACACCATCAACCACG AGTTGATCAGGAGCTTGCATGTGTACGGATTGGATGAGGGGAAGAGAAATGAGGTGGAGAGAGAGTTTGTGTTCAGAGAAAATGGGTTGTATGTGGAGCTGCCAGCTGAGCCgcttttgagattgatgaaatttccagcTTCCCAAGTGCTCCAAGGGCATGTCAACGGCTGTTGGGTCTGCATTTTAGCATTTCATGAAAATTCACCACCTGATTTTACATGCATTCCCTCTATACTTTCAGTCTCCAG AAATCCGAAGTTGAAGACAATTCCAAAATTGTCTAATGATCTTCAGATAATTTTTGAGTTGAGCTGCAAAACGGATGACAAAAAATCATTGCAAAGGTCACGGCAGGAAACAAGCCAAGTGAGTAATGACAGTCACCACAAATCAAGAAGGTCGCCGATACCTGATCTGGATCTGAACTCTCTTCCTAGCCCCATCACAATGTCTGATTCATCTGAGGATCAAGAAAGTGGAAGAAGTTCACCAG gtcgtacccagtgcacaaggctcccgctttacacagggtctgggagag GTATtacagagaagaagaaaagggcgCCAAGTGGACGCATAGCAAATATCGCTTTATCAGATCTGGCAAAGTATTTTGATCTACCAATTGTGGAAGCTTCGAGAAATCTGAATGTTGGACTCACCGTACTTAAAAAGAAATGCAGAGAATTTGGCATTCCTCGGTGGCCACATAGGAAGATTAAATCGCTTGACAGTCTCATTCGTGATCTTCAG GAAGAGACAGAGATCCAACAAAAGGAGAACAAAGCCGCAGCCTTGGCAGTTCTAAAGAGGCAAAGGATGCTggagagggaaagagaaagTATAGAGAGGCGACCCTTCTTGGAGATGAAGACCGAGACCAAAAGATTCCGGCAAGATGTTTTCAAGAGAAGGCACAGAGCTAGAGCTCTTAGAAGCCAGGGCCTATCAACCTCTTCCAATTAA
- the LOC126610252 gene encoding protein RKD5-like isoform X2, whose product MDSCDCDCEPHLLRSLLVFKNTINHELIRSLHVYGLDEGKRNEVEREFVFRENGLYVELPAEPLLRLMKFPASQVLQGHVNGCWVCILAFHENSPPDFTCIPSILSVSRNPKLKTIPKLSNDLQIIFELSCKTDDKKSLQRSRQETSQVSNDSHHKSRRSPIPDLDLNSLPSPITMSDSSEDQESGRSSPGITEKKKRAPSGRIANIALSDLAKYFDLPIVEASRNLNVGLTVLKKKCREFGIPRWPHRKIKSLDSLIRDLQEETEIQQKENKAAALAVLKRQRMLERERESIERRPFLEMKTETKRFRQDVFKRRHRARALRSQGLSTSSN is encoded by the exons ATGGATTCCTGTGACTGTGATTGTGAACCCCATTTGCTGAGATCGCTCCTCGTCTTCAAGAACACCATCAACCACG AGTTGATCAGGAGCTTGCATGTGTACGGATTGGATGAGGGGAAGAGAAATGAGGTGGAGAGAGAGTTTGTGTTCAGAGAAAATGGGTTGTATGTGGAGCTGCCAGCTGAGCCgcttttgagattgatgaaatttccagcTTCCCAAGTGCTCCAAGGGCATGTCAACGGCTGTTGGGTCTGCATTTTAGCATTTCATGAAAATTCACCACCTGATTTTACATGCATTCCCTCTATACTTTCAGTCTCCAG AAATCCGAAGTTGAAGACAATTCCAAAATTGTCTAATGATCTTCAGATAATTTTTGAGTTGAGCTGCAAAACGGATGACAAAAAATCATTGCAAAGGTCACGGCAGGAAACAAGCCAAGTGAGTAATGACAGTCACCACAAATCAAGAAGGTCGCCGATACCTGATCTGGATCTGAACTCTCTTCCTAGCCCCATCACAATGTCTGATTCATCTGAGGATCAAGAAAGTGGAAGAAGTTCACCAG GTATtacagagaagaagaaaagggcgCCAAGTGGACGCATAGCAAATATCGCTTTATCAGATCTGGCAAAGTATTTTGATCTACCAATTGTGGAAGCTTCGAGAAATCTGAATGTTGGACTCACCGTACTTAAAAAGAAATGCAGAGAATTTGGCATTCCTCGGTGGCCACATAGGAAGATTAAATCGCTTGACAGTCTCATTCGTGATCTTCAG GAAGAGACAGAGATCCAACAAAAGGAGAACAAAGCCGCAGCCTTGGCAGTTCTAAAGAGGCAAAGGATGCTggagagggaaagagaaagTATAGAGAGGCGACCCTTCTTGGAGATGAAGACCGAGACCAAAAGATTCCGGCAAGATGTTTTCAAGAGAAGGCACAGAGCTAGAGCTCTTAGAAGCCAGGGCCTATCAACCTCTTCCAATTAA